From Hippea jasoniae, one genomic window encodes:
- a CDS encoding efflux RND transporter permease subunit: MKNQLNIAGKLANYFYNSKLTILIVITILFAGLATVLIMPRMYNPEIRVPAANIIIIRPNTSALEMENQIVKPLEGIVEGINGVDHVFSYAIDSMAVTTVQFKVGENQDISMIRLYNRIMRNYDKMPTGTYQPIIKSIGVEDIPIITIALSSKKLAPYQLRSVANKLLNQIRGIKGVGTTTIIGGPPETIEVYLNPQKIASYNLSINRIVNYLKATGIFIKAGKITQNNQTKEIYVENLLKTKRDLENVIVGINDKTPIFLRNIATIKTNANDVNYSNLFAFGKASKEKNINDPMNAVTITIAKKRGTNAVFVAERVLKQIKYLKQTMLPEGINLTIMRNYAEKANRAVNELIEHLLVAILAVGVILLFFLGWKEALSVAIMVPLVLLLTIIIGFFIGETINRITLFALILSLGLLVDSGIVVIENIHRHLHNKDESLKEKIIFATNEIGNPTNIATVAVIIAFIPMAFVGGMMGPFMRPIPINVPIAMVASLILAYALIPFLARIIYKHKKEKERETKSILQKIYRKTLIPLMRKKFLRGTVYVVVLIALILSVMIPLWQFIRPQGINGPLSPFGVSFKMLPNSNVNTFLVEVKLPLNTPLEKTQSVAEDVAKLIGDNPYVINYQIYTGCMAPLDFGLLMRSFLASNMPNKAQIRVNIVKENRPKTHKIIIALNKALQQLRKQHPDAVIKIIEAPPGPPTRANVLAQLYGPNYSTLKQTAFIIKRYFKHVYGITNIDTSVYKPQQKIVLKVKYLKAILSGITPYSIANLLHGLLNGKQAGWLYQPNSSEPIYIILRLPKTFRSSINDILNLYIENPQGKQIPLRELVDVVKSEQSQPIYSRDQHRVVYVMGDMLKSSPVYAVLYLNKLLDNKTLPNEVKIETSNLGLFKSIPKDINSYTLRWGGDMRLTLDVFRDLGFAFIAALIFIYFLLVGYYKSFFIPIIVMGPIPLTIIGIFPGHWLFKQPFTATSMIGVIALAGIVIRNSLLLIDFIRDYTSKGYALTYAIIESGAVRFRPILLTALAIIFGSSVMISDPIFGGLALSLIFGTLASTMLSLILIPLLYYSFRKIVYK; this comes from the coding sequence ATGAAAAATCAGCTAAATATAGCAGGAAAATTAGCAAATTACTTCTATAACTCAAAATTAACAATTCTTATAGTGATAACAATACTATTTGCAGGTCTTGCAACAGTTCTAATAATGCCAAGAATGTACAACCCAGAAATTAGAGTTCCTGCAGCAAATATCATAATCATTCGACCAAACACTTCGGCATTAGAGATGGAAAATCAGATAGTAAAACCATTAGAGGGTATAGTAGAGGGAATTAACGGTGTTGACCATGTTTTTAGCTATGCAATCGATTCAATGGCTGTTACAACTGTTCAATTTAAAGTTGGAGAGAATCAAGATATATCAATGATTCGACTATACAACCGCATAATGAGAAACTACGATAAAATGCCTACAGGAACATACCAGCCTATAATAAAATCTATAGGCGTTGAAGATATTCCAATAATAACAATTGCTTTAAGCTCAAAAAAACTTGCACCGTATCAGTTAAGATCGGTTGCAAATAAATTACTAAATCAAATAAGAGGAATAAAAGGCGTTGGCACCACAACTATTATTGGTGGACCTCCAGAAACAATAGAAGTTTACCTAAATCCACAAAAAATTGCATCTTATAACCTAAGCATAAACAGGATAGTCAATTATCTCAAAGCTACAGGTATATTTATTAAAGCAGGTAAAATTACCCAAAACAACCAAACAAAGGAAATTTATGTAGAAAATCTATTAAAAACAAAGAGGGATTTGGAAAATGTTATCGTTGGCATAAATGATAAAACCCCTATATTTTTAAGGAATATAGCTACCATAAAAACCAATGCAAACGATGTAAATTATTCTAATCTCTTTGCTTTTGGAAAAGCCTCAAAAGAAAAAAACATAAACGATCCTATGAATGCTGTAACCATAACAATTGCAAAAAAGAGGGGAACAAATGCTGTATTTGTAGCTGAGCGAGTATTGAAACAAATTAAGTATCTCAAGCAAACCATGCTTCCCGAAGGTATAAATTTAACCATAATGAGAAACTATGCAGAAAAAGCCAATAGAGCGGTAAATGAGCTTATAGAGCATCTGCTTGTTGCTATACTTGCTGTTGGAGTAATATTGCTTTTCTTCCTTGGATGGAAAGAAGCATTATCTGTTGCAATTATGGTTCCTTTGGTCTTGCTTTTAACAATCATAATTGGCTTCTTTATTGGCGAAACAATAAATAGAATAACACTTTTTGCCCTGATTTTATCGTTAGGCTTGCTTGTGGATAGCGGCATCGTAGTCATAGAAAACATTCATAGACATCTCCACAACAAAGATGAAAGCTTGAAAGAAAAAATAATTTTTGCAACAAATGAAATAGGTAATCCAACAAATATTGCCACTGTAGCAGTTATTATAGCTTTTATACCTATGGCATTTGTAGGTGGCATGATGGGGCCTTTCATGCGTCCAATACCTATAAATGTGCCCATTGCTATGGTGGCTTCTCTGATACTGGCATATGCGCTGATACCATTTTTAGCAAGAATCATTTACAAACATAAAAAAGAAAAAGAAAGGGAAACAAAAAGCATCTTACAAAAAATATACAGAAAAACACTGATACCTTTAATGAGAAAAAAATTTCTAAGAGGAACTGTTTATGTAGTGGTTTTAATCGCTTTGATACTTTCTGTTATGATACCGCTTTGGCAATTTATCAGACCTCAGGGAATAAACGGCCCTTTAAGTCCATTCGGGGTAAGTTTTAAAATGCTTCCCAATAGTAATGTAAATACATTTCTTGTTGAGGTAAAATTACCCCTTAATACACCACTTGAAAAAACTCAGTCTGTTGCAGAAGATGTGGCAAAATTAATTGGAGATAATCCTTATGTAATTAACTATCAAATTTATACTGGATGTATGGCTCCGCTGGATTTTGGACTATTAATGAGAAGTTTTCTTGCCTCAAATATGCCAAACAAAGCTCAAATAAGGGTAAATATCGTCAAAGAAAACAGACCCAAAACACACAAAATCATTATAGCCTTAAACAAGGCTCTTCAGCAACTTAGAAAACAGCATCCTGATGCCGTTATAAAAATTATAGAGGCTCCTCCTGGACCACCAACGAGAGCTAATGTACTTGCTCAACTTTACGGACCCAACTATTCAACGCTAAAACAAACAGCATTTATAATAAAAAGATATTTCAAACATGTCTACGGTATAACCAATATAGATACATCTGTGTACAAACCTCAACAAAAAATTGTACTTAAGGTGAAATATCTAAAGGCTATTTTAAGCGGCATCACCCCTTATTCTATAGCCAACCTACTTCATGGTCTACTAAATGGTAAACAGGCTGGATGGCTTTATCAACCAAACTCATCAGAGCCAATCTACATAATCCTTAGACTACCAAAAACATTTAGAAGCTCCATAAACGATATTTTAAATCTTTACATAGAAAATCCACAGGGAAAACAAATTCCTCTGCGCGAGCTTGTAGATGTAGTAAAATCTGAACAAAGTCAGCCAATTTATTCCCGCGATCAGCACAGAGTCGTTTATGTAATGGGCGATATGTTAAAATCAAGCCCAGTTTATGCTGTTTTATATTTAAATAAACTCCTTGACAATAAAACCCTGCCAAACGAAGTGAAGATAGAAACATCAAATCTTGGTCTGTTTAAATCAATACCAAAAGATATAAATTCATACACACTTAGATGGGGCGGAGATATGAGATTAACACTTGATGTATTCAGGGATCTTGGTTTTGCATTTATTGCAGCTTTAATATTTATTTACTTTCTGCTTGTTGGATACTATAAATCGTTCTTTATCCCCATCATTGTGATGGGACCAATTCCATTAACAATAATAGGCATCTTCCCCGGTCACTGGTTATTCAAACAACCATTTACAGCAACATCAATGATAGGCGTTATTGCGCTTGCAGGTATAGTTATTAGAAACTCACTGTTGCTTATAGACTTTATAAGGGATTATACATCAAAAGGATATGCATTAACCTATGCAATTATTGAATCTGGAGCTGTACGCTTTAGACCCATTCTACTCACCGCTTTAGCTATTATATTTGGATCTTCTGTTATGATAAGCGATCCAATCTTTGGTGGTCTGGCTTTATCTCTCATATTTGGCACGCTTGCCTCAACCATGCTCTCTCTAATTTTAATACCTCTGCTGTATTACTCTTTTAGAAAGATAGTATATAAATAA
- a CDS encoding metal ABC transporter permease, which yields MVELLVRACLIGVLLAIPLAFMSYFVVMRKMTFAGVGIAHSAFGGIALNFLLGLSSFVFPVLFCLLASLFIGFMYKRGGFSEDSVIDVVFVFSMAFGVFVLSLSEGYSANIMGILFGDILSVANSDLLLVASVFLLGMLFVSYFFSQLQIITYNEELARINGVKVDFLYYLFWAVLSILIVFSIKLIGIILVNAFLVLPTLTGLNISRGYRGVIVVGVLVSVVSIIAGVLISYLLNTPAGATIVLLFVVLWLISFAFRKA from the coding sequence GTGGTTGAGCTGCTTGTAAGGGCCTGTTTAATTGGTGTTTTACTTGCCATACCCCTTGCTTTCATGTCCTATTTTGTTGTTATGAGGAAAATGACATTTGCCGGTGTTGGAATTGCGCATTCGGCTTTTGGTGGTATAGCGTTGAACTTTTTGCTGGGTTTGAGTAGCTTTGTTTTTCCTGTTTTGTTCTGTCTTTTGGCGTCGCTTTTTATAGGTTTTATGTATAAAAGGGGAGGGTTCAGCGAGGATAGTGTAATCGATGTAGTTTTTGTTTTTTCCATGGCATTTGGAGTTTTTGTTTTGAGTTTGTCTGAAGGTTACTCTGCCAACATAATGGGAATCCTCTTTGGCGATATACTGTCTGTTGCAAACTCAGATTTATTACTTGTGGCATCGGTTTTTCTTTTAGGGATGCTGTTTGTATCATATTTTTTCTCCCAGCTTCAAATTATAACCTACAACGAGGAGCTTGCAAGGATTAACGGTGTGAAAGTTGACTTTCTTTACTATCTTTTCTGGGCTGTTTTGTCGATTCTTATAGTCTTTTCTATAAAGTTAATTGGTATTATTTTAGTAAATGCGTTTCTTGTTTTGCCGACCTTAACCGGTTTGAATATCTCAAGGGGATATAGAGGCGTTATAGTTGTTGGTGTTTTAGTATCTGTTGTGAGTATTATAGCGGGCGTGCTGATTTCCTATCTGCTCAACACACCCGCTGGTGCCACTATTGTTTTGTTGTTTGTTGTGTTGTGGCTCATTAGTTTTGCTTTTAGAAAGGCTTAG
- a CDS encoding response regulator, protein MGELQKVLIVCDDVFFTDIMCIIFKKINYETEIVDNPKDAVEKIEKINFHVVVIGSNKGSVVKSKLAEILYNKAKVKPIAVLIFKDPGEIVPEDSYIISFLKPNFHTQIIKTLERLGLEAKLKIKTSNFKAEDFVKSATFTTTQIDAFFKNLKGNQKFIIKANSDSIIGFTMGTDLYILESTFADPYSIFEYLNIEVAIEPLNISEFLSLPIDSKTFKINLRDFIIKAVEKINNKDILDKIIPLGNYTINIKAPKYIISQIELIAKNIAMDETINGKTIDELTDNKNDIEKLKAVACMYLLNMVEFEEVKKSQKYDVKIKKSFLRKIIDKIRGL, encoded by the coding sequence ATGGGAGAGTTACAGAAAGTCTTAATAGTATGCGATGATGTTTTTTTTACTGACATCATGTGCATAATCTTTAAAAAAATCAATTATGAAACAGAAATTGTTGACAACCCAAAAGATGCAGTTGAAAAGATTGAAAAAATAAATTTTCATGTGGTGGTAATTGGTAGCAACAAAGGTTCTGTTGTAAAATCGAAGTTAGCAGAAATACTATATAACAAAGCCAAAGTAAAGCCTATAGCAGTGCTAATATTTAAAGACCCAGGTGAAATAGTGCCTGAGGATTCATACATAATTTCATTTTTAAAACCTAACTTCCACACGCAAATTATAAAAACATTGGAGAGATTGGGGCTGGAAGCAAAACTCAAGATAAAAACATCAAACTTCAAAGCAGAGGATTTTGTTAAATCTGCAACATTTACCACAACTCAAATAGACGCATTCTTTAAAAACTTAAAAGGCAACCAGAAATTTATTATCAAAGCCAATTCAGATAGCATAATAGGTTTTACAATGGGAACTGACCTTTACATCCTTGAGTCCACATTTGCCGATCCCTACTCTATTTTTGAGTATCTAAACATAGAGGTGGCGATAGAGCCATTAAATATCAGTGAATTTTTATCATTACCAATAGATAGCAAAACATTTAAAATAAATTTAAGGGATTTTATTATAAAAGCCGTAGAAAAAATAAACAACAAAGACATATTGGATAAAATTATCCCTTTAGGTAACTATACGATTAATATAAAGGCTCCAAAATATATCATTAGCCAAATTGAATTAATAGCAAAAAATATCGCAATGGATGAAACGATAAACGGCAAAACAATTGATGAGCTTACCGATAACAAAAACGACATAGAAAAACTAAAGGCTGTTGCATGCATGTATCTGTTAAACATGGTGGAATTTGAAGAAGTTAAGAAGTCTCAAAAATATGATGTTAAAATAAAAAAGAGTTTCTTAAGAAAAATCATTGATAAGATAAGGGGTTTGTAA
- the trxB gene encoding thioredoxin-disulfide reductase — MYDVIIIGGGPAGLTAGIYAARGGLKTLICEEKVYGGQIVMSYEVENYPGFPKGISGMDLMDSFIKQAEKFGVEMNYDGVKSIEDEGKTKNVILSSGTKLSTKTIIIAAGASPNRLNCPGEKKFTGKGVSYCATCDGAFFRGKPVAVVGGGDSAIEEALYLANLASKVYIIHRRDQLRAVKILQDRAFANKKIEIIFNHVVKEIQGDKFVNGVLIENTQTHKLSRLEVDGVFIYVGLTPNTELVSDIIKLDEEGYIITNERMETNVAGIFAAGDIRVTPLRQVLTAAADGAIAASCAQKYIEMQC; from the coding sequence ATGTACGATGTCATAATTATAGGTGGTGGACCTGCAGGCCTTACAGCCGGTATATATGCTGCAAGAGGTGGACTAAAAACGCTAATTTGCGAGGAAAAGGTCTACGGTGGCCAGATAGTAATGTCTTATGAGGTTGAAAATTATCCCGGTTTTCCAAAGGGCATTAGTGGAATGGACTTAATGGATAGCTTTATAAAGCAGGCTGAAAAGTTTGGCGTAGAAATGAACTACGACGGCGTAAAAAGCATCGAGGATGAAGGCAAGACAAAGAATGTAATACTTTCAAGCGGCACAAAGCTTTCCACAAAAACAATTATTATCGCTGCAGGAGCATCGCCCAATAGACTGAATTGCCCAGGAGAAAAGAAATTTACAGGCAAGGGAGTATCCTACTGTGCAACATGCGACGGAGCCTTTTTTAGAGGAAAACCTGTGGCTGTTGTTGGAGGCGGAGATTCAGCAATAGAAGAGGCGTTATATCTGGCAAATTTAGCCTCAAAGGTTTACATTATTCACAGAAGGGATCAGTTAAGGGCTGTAAAGATTCTGCAGGATAGAGCGTTTGCTAACAAAAAAATAGAAATCATATTCAACCATGTCGTAAAAGAGATTCAGGGTGATAAATTTGTAAACGGTGTATTGATCGAAAATACCCAGACACATAAGCTAAGCAGGCTTGAGGTAGATGGCGTATTTATATATGTTGGATTAACGCCAAACACAGAACTTGTAAGCGACATCATTAAGCTTGACGAAGAAGGCTACATTATAACCAACGAAAGAATGGAAACAAATGTTGCAGGTATTTTTGCTGCTGGCGATATCCGTGTAACGCCTCTAAGACAGGTTTTAACAGCTGCTGCAGATGGAGCAATAGCTGCATCCTGTGCCCAAAAATACATTGAAATGCAGTGCTAA
- a CDS encoding metal ABC transporter substrate-binding protein codes for MRKIIFIIMFLFIFIVQAQAKIRITTSLFILSDIVKQIGGDRVEVSYMIPPSANPHIFSPTPKSVFEFQNADLFIGVGYGFEFWFDRLAYLRKGKENLFLSDFYKHPIQPKNVDGKIVANPHIWLDLDFIKNIAIDNLTNRLCLMDKKDCRYFRKNKKKFIEKLSKINAQINISKDTCIVDLKPAFEYLLRSMGLKSCCVVLKKGNRIPTVGDLKRVFLNCKCKKGLILYIDSIQFARFLHERLHYKLVRLNPLGDPTNKKLNSYEKLVEWNIKQLKDALHD; via the coding sequence ATGAGAAAAATTATTTTCATAATAATGTTTTTGTTCATATTTATTGTTCAGGCTCAAGCAAAGATAAGGATAACAACAAGCCTGTTTATACTATCTGATATCGTTAAACAGATCGGAGGAGATAGAGTTGAGGTTTCTTATATGATTCCACCCTCTGCCAACCCTCATATATTTTCTCCAACACCCAAAAGCGTATTTGAATTTCAAAACGCAGATTTGTTTATTGGCGTGGGATATGGTTTTGAGTTCTGGTTTGATAGGCTTGCGTATTTAAGAAAAGGCAAAGAAAATCTTTTTTTAAGCGACTTTTATAAACATCCCATACAGCCAAAAAATGTTGATGGAAAAATTGTTGCAAATCCACATATCTGGCTTGATTTAGATTTTATTAAAAATATTGCAATAGACAACTTAACTAATAGGTTATGCCTTATGGATAAAAAAGATTGCCGTTATTTTAGAAAAAACAAAAAAAAATTCATTGAAAAACTTTCAAAGATTAATGCACAGATTAACATATCTAAAGATACCTGCATTGTGGATTTAAAGCCCGCCTTTGAATATCTTTTAAGATCCATGGGCTTAAAAAGCTGCTGTGTTGTACTTAAAAAAGGCAATAGAATACCCACAGTTGGCGACTTAAAAAGGGTGTTTTTGAATTGCAAGTGCAAAAAAGGATTAATTCTGTATATAGATAGCATTCAATTTGCACGATTTCTACATGAAAGATTGCATTATAAACTGGTAAGATTAAATCCCTTGGGTGATCCCACAAATAAAAAACTCAATAGCTACGAAAAGCTTGTAGAGTGGAATATTAAGCAGCTAAAAGATGCCCTGCATGATTGA
- a CDS encoding efflux RND transporter periplasmic adaptor subunit, whose amino-acid sequence MRRLVYGCVYLYILLFANYSFAYSLKTIHVSKCYNYAQIPATVISQHTVYISSKLTGYIKNLHVDIGEKVKKGQILFIIDPVQTYQTIKQAKANLNHAKFIFNRMKKLYKQKVISKDKFIETKSMFLQAKAQYKKTLNLLKYTIIKAPCNGIVVKRFLTDGDLAVASQPVLELIQTNNYLILASIPDSIFNKIKLNQKIEININNKTLNGTVRYIDIEENPITHSHKIKIKPQYTNSIYPGQFCTLKIKLNKKQCILIPLEAKTQRGSINGVFVVKHDKAYFRKVSFGKIYNNKIEALSGLNDGEKIIINPPYTLINNSPISQEQ is encoded by the coding sequence ATGAGAAGATTAGTTTATGGTTGCGTTTACCTATATATTTTACTTTTTGCCAATTATTCTTTTGCGTATTCACTAAAGACAATTCATGTTTCCAAATGTTATAACTATGCACAAATTCCTGCAACCGTCATATCTCAGCATACAGTATATATATCATCCAAACTTACAGGATATATCAAAAACTTACATGTAGATATAGGTGAAAAGGTAAAAAAGGGTCAAATATTATTTATCATAGATCCAGTACAAACATACCAAACAATAAAGCAGGCCAAAGCAAACCTCAACCATGCAAAATTTATATTTAACAGAATGAAAAAACTATACAAGCAGAAGGTAATATCAAAAGATAAATTTATTGAGACAAAAAGCATGTTTTTACAAGCAAAAGCTCAATACAAAAAAACTCTTAATCTATTGAAATATACAATAATAAAAGCACCATGTAATGGCATAGTGGTGAAAAGATTCCTAACAGATGGAGATTTGGCTGTTGCATCACAACCTGTTTTAGAATTAATACAGACAAATAACTATTTGATTCTGGCATCAATACCCGATTCAATTTTTAACAAAATAAAACTAAACCAAAAAATAGAAATAAACATTAACAACAAAACCCTTAATGGAACAGTAAGATATATAGATATAGAAGAAAATCCGATAACCCATTCTCATAAAATTAAAATAAAGCCTCAATATACAAACAGCATCTATCCAGGTCAATTTTGTACACTCAAGATCAAACTCAATAAAAAACAGTGCATACTAATACCGTTAGAAGCAAAAACACAGCGGGGCTCCATCAATGGGGTTTTTGTTGTAAAACATGATAAAGCCTATTTTAGAAAGGTAAGTTTCGGAAAAATATACAATAACAAAATAGAAGCGTTATCTGGACTAAACGACGGTGAAAAAATTATTATCAATCCACCCTACACCTTGATAAACAACTCACCAATTTCTCAAGAACAATGA
- a CDS encoding inositol monophosphatase family protein yields MDRFVDLFKKIGRRVYNSISQIAGSKEAKRITGRGEFGDNTVFIDKLAEDILIEELEKELIKCSILTEEKGWVDLGVKYPLIIVDPIDGSLNAKRYIPYYSISLAVATEEKITDLACGYVLNLSNRDEFYAISNKGAFLNDNRFYPQVKDVKVVAVEGLKPQTDSRIVKNIFKYFYRVRQSGSTALDLCYTAFGAYDGFIHLDKSRIIDYAAGYVILKEVGGNLYDFDGKPFMADVSVAKAGEFVGVVDKSLLDKLLVFLGAEE; encoded by the coding sequence ATGGATAGATTTGTTGATTTATTTAAAAAAATAGGCAGAAGGGTTTATAACTCCATTTCTCAGATTGCAGGCTCAAAAGAGGCAAAAAGGATCACAGGCAGGGGAGAGTTTGGTGATAATACTGTTTTTATAGATAAATTAGCAGAGGATATACTGATTGAGGAGCTTGAAAAAGAACTTATAAAATGTTCTATTTTAACAGAGGAGAAAGGCTGGGTCGATCTTGGTGTAAAATATCCTTTAATTATAGTTGATCCCATCGATGGAAGCCTCAATGCAAAGCGCTATATTCCTTACTATTCAATATCTCTGGCTGTTGCTACTGAAGAAAAAATTACAGACCTTGCATGTGGTTATGTTTTAAATCTTTCAAATAGGGATGAATTTTACGCCATCTCAAACAAGGGTGCCTTTTTGAATGATAACAGGTTTTATCCTCAAGTTAAGGATGTTAAGGTTGTGGCTGTTGAGGGTTTAAAACCTCAAACAGACAGCAGGATAGTAAAAAACATATTTAAATATTTTTACAGAGTAAGACAGAGTGGCTCAACAGCCCTTGATTTGTGTTATACTGCCTTTGGTGCATACGATGGCTTTATCCATCTTGATAAATCCCGCATTATAGATTATGCGGCAGGTTATGTGATTTTGAAAGAAGTTGGCGGAAACTTATACGACTTTGATGGCAAACCTTTTATGGCAGATGTTTCTGTAGCAAAAGCAGGTGAATTTGTGGGAGTTGTTGATAAATCGTTGCTTGATAAACTGCTTGTATTCTTGGGAGCAGAAGAATGA
- a CDS encoding metal ABC transporter ATP-binding protein, with amino-acid sequence MIEFKNLTYTISGKQILDDINFTIEKGSFVAIVGPNGAGKTTLIKILLGLLKPTEGFVKIDGKTPQEYIRENRIGYLPQKAIVNWNMPLKVIDVVLIENLKPFGLFKRYTKEEIEKVRELLELFGIAGRINSYIKELSGGGQQRVSLARCLFHNPSLLVLDEPNTAVDAVYTTRIYEILKDLKEKKGVTVVMVTHDIGAISGYVDEIMCLNVKLHCHGSPTTIDYEQMIKSVYGENVNIIIHSEECKNCRLGGHRG; translated from the coding sequence ATGATTGAGTTTAAAAATTTAACATATACGATATCCGGTAAGCAGATTTTAGATGATATTAATTTTACTATAGAAAAGGGGAGTTTTGTTGCCATTGTTGGACCAAACGGTGCTGGTAAAACGACATTGATTAAGATTTTGCTTGGTTTGCTAAAACCTACAGAAGGGTTTGTTAAGATTGATGGTAAAACACCTCAGGAATATATCAGAGAAAATAGGATTGGCTATCTGCCCCAAAAGGCGATAGTAAACTGGAATATGCCACTTAAGGTTATAGATGTTGTTTTGATTGAGAATCTAAAACCGTTTGGATTATTCAAAAGATATACAAAAGAGGAGATTGAAAAGGTTAGAGAGCTTTTAGAGCTTTTTGGTATAGCAGGAAGGATTAATTCATACATAAAGGAGTTATCTGGTGGCGGGCAGCAGAGGGTTTCGCTGGCACGCTGTCTTTTTCACAATCCATCACTGCTGGTTTTAGATGAGCCCAATACAGCTGTGGATGCTGTTTATACAACGAGGATTTATGAGATTTTGAAGGATTTGAAGGAGAAAAAGGGTGTAACAGTTGTGATGGTGACGCATGATATCGGTGCTATTAGTGGATATGTGGATGAGATTATGTGTTTGAATGTTAAACTACACTGCCATGGTTCGCCAACGACAATCGATTATGAGCAGATGATAAAGAGTGTTTATGGTGAAAATGTTAATATAATTATTCACTCTGAAGAATGTAAAAACTGCAGGCTTGGAGGGCATCGTGGTTGA
- the trxA gene encoding thioredoxin codes for MAEVQLTQSNWESEVINSDIPVLVDFWAPWCGPCRMVAPVVAELAEEYAGKLKVGKLNTDEEPEIAVRYGIMSIPTLMIFKNGEVVDQIIGAVPKEYIEEKLKQIL; via the coding sequence ATGGCAGAAGTACAGCTCACTCAAAGCAATTGGGAAAGCGAGGTAATAAACTCCGATATTCCCGTGCTTGTAGATTTCTGGGCTCCGTGGTGCGGGCCATGTAGAATGGTCGCACCAGTTGTAGCAGAATTAGCAGAAGAATATGCTGGGAAGCTCAAGGTTGGCAAACTCAATACAGATGAAGAACCAGAAATTGCCGTAAGATACGGCATAATGAGCATTCCAACATTGATGATATTCAAAAACGGTGAGGTTGTTGACCAGATAATCGGTGCCGTCCCAAAAGAGTATATCGAAGAAAAACTAAAACAGATCTTATAA
- a CDS encoding GTP-binding protein, whose translation MVFKIIVTGSFNSGKTEFIKQISEIEPITTDKPVSEKELKEIKALTTVAMDFGRLTVSEDIVIHLYATPGQERFDFVYPLLVKNALALIILADITDENSIKSIPVYYRKFYNLKRLPTVVALTKVDLDNHVPEELIQETLSAVPSNVPIVRINATNKEEVKDTVLLALEQLEEEEDEEII comes from the coding sequence ATGGTATTTAAAATAATTGTCACGGGAAGTTTTAATTCAGGAAAAACAGAATTTATCAAACAGATTAGCGAAATAGAACCCATAACAACAGATAAACCGGTTAGTGAAAAGGAACTAAAAGAAATAAAGGCTTTAACAACTGTTGCTATGGATTTTGGTAGATTAACGGTAAGTGAAGATATAGTAATCCATCTTTATGCAACACCAGGTCAGGAAAGATTTGATTTTGTATATCCGCTACTTGTTAAAAACGCATTGGCTTTAATAATCTTAGCTGACATCACAGATGAAAACTCAATCAAATCTATACCCGTATATTATAGAAAATTTTACAACCTCAAAAGATTGCCCACTGTAGTAGCCTTAACAAAGGTAGATCTTGATAATCATGTTCCTGAGGAGTTAATACAGGAAACCCTCTCTGCAGTGCCATCAAATGTACCAATTGTTAGAATAAACGCTACAAATAAAGAAGAAGTCAAGGACACAGTTCTGCTTGCCTTGGAGCAACTTGAAGAAGAGGAAGATGAAGAGATAATTTGA